A stretch of the Arachis stenosperma cultivar V10309 chromosome 6, arast.V10309.gnm1.PFL2, whole genome shotgun sequence genome encodes the following:
- the LOC130933236 gene encoding uncharacterized protein LOC130933236, with translation MDSLGNSSSAMNGVQQKTPTKRSNKQKKKNNNNNKKEIKVVYISNPMKVKTSASEFRALVQELTGQDAEFPYDSSRFKGYGSDDDGDGDSNNNNTNNCTDKVGYDEVNDDTLVVVPPPPLPPSLLLPENPNYEGKIVGEGGERGGSSSIESFEPFDEVFTPQMIESISSFIPSSVYYESPQLDQVVMHCNYVHQ, from the coding sequence ATGGATAGCCTTGGGAATTCTTCTTCAGCCATGAATGGTGTCCAACAAAAGACACCAACTAAAAGAAGCAAtaagcagaagaagaagaacaacaataataacaagAAGGAAATCAAGGTTGTGTACATATCCAACCCCATGAAGGTGAAGACTAGTGCCTCCGAATTTAGGGCTTTGGTGCAAGAGCTCACCGGCCAGGATGCTGAATTTCCTTATGACTCTTCTAGATTCAAGGGTTATGGCAGCGACGACGACGGCGACGGTGacagcaataataataatactaataattgTACGGATAAAGTTGGTTATGATGAAGTAAACGATGATACACTTGTGGTAgtacctcctcctcctcttcctccttctcttcttctgcCGGAAAACCCTAATTATGAAGGAAAAATTGTCGGCGaaggaggagaaagaggagGATCTTCGTCAATAGAGAGCTTTGAGCCGTTTGATGAAGTTTTCACGCCTCAGATGATAGAGAGCATCTCGTCCTTCATTCCATCAAGTGTCTACTATGAATCTCCCCAACTTGATCAAGTGGTGATGCACTGCAATTATGTTCATCAATGA